The Acidobacteriota bacterium genomic sequence GAGGTTGGTGCTGCAATAAAGGATACAGCAAGAGGAAAAAACAACCATATATTAGTCATTTCGGAACCGACTCTTAAGGCGATAATTACCGCGAAAGACATGGGCACGAGGCCTAACGACGTGGTAGGATGGATCTTTTTTGATTTGTATTCAGAAAGAACGGAAATCATGAACGTAAACGCAAAAAGATAGAAGAGTGTTCTAAACCTGCCCATAACAGGCACCCAACTCATGAAATTGATGATACTGATAAACAAAATACTAAATGAAAAAAGGTTGTTATTTATGCTAATTTTTTGATTTTTTTTATGAATATATTTTAAGTAAAATAACATAAATATGGCAAAATAGTATAGACCATATCTTTGAACTTTCATGAACCATTTCAAGTTTTCCTGAAGTTCATATGTTCTTTCGATAAATAGCGGATTTGTGTATGTAAAATACTTTTCCACCATCCTGGGTAACATATATTTTTCTACTACAGATAACTGTGATCTGAATATCTCTGGAATTGCCAAAGATAAAGAAAAAAGAATATTGTATATCTTGTCCTTATTGCCGAAGGTGACATATGCAACTAATATGATATTTGGTACGACAAAGCTTGCATGAAATAATATCGATGAAAGAGCCAGTATGAGATGTTTTTTATCTCGGTTGACGACAACAAAGTAAGCTCCTATAAAAAATATCCAGGCAGCCGTCCAGAATCTGAAGCCATTGATGTTAAATATTGGATTAATGAATAAGAAAAATGTGAAGTATATTTTTGCGTTTATATTGCTTTCCAAAGAATACTTCGAGGCAAGAATATTTATGCTGATCAAAAAAACGCCGCCGAATATGGCTGCAAAAGTGCCAAACAAAAATGCCGGACTGCTATCAATTCTCGACAGCACAAATAAAAGAATGGGTTGAACAATGTCAGGGGCCGTATCAATAATATTGTCTATATTCTCGACTCGCCACTCGCTAAAAGATTGGCGAGATGTCATATCGAATTTCTCATATAAATGAAAAGAATCAAAATCAGGATTACCAAGATAGTATGTTGCTCCAAAGAGAATAAGGAAAAAATAAATAACGATTTTTGATTCTTTTGTTCTAAAGTCCCGCAAAGCTGTAATAAGGGCTAAAAAAGGCCAAAATACAAATAACAGCAGTGATTTTTGGGATTCAACACCAACTTCTTTGTAACTGACATTATCTATTGCTTGCATTTTCATATAATTCTATCTCTTTAGTGTCATGAACTGGAAAACCACATTTTTTATGTTGTATCTTTCCAGATTATTCACTGCGTACTGAGCTTCGTAATTTTTCTTCAGAAATTGATTCGCCAATTCAATATTTGGGTTT encodes the following:
- a CDS encoding EpsG family protein, translating into MKMQAIDNVSYKEVGVESQKSLLLFVFWPFLALITALRDFRTKESKIVIYFFLILFGATYYLGNPDFDSFHLYEKFDMTSRQSFSEWRVENIDNIIDTAPDIVQPILLFVLSRIDSSPAFLFGTFAAIFGGVFLISINILASKYSLESNINAKIYFTFFLFINPIFNINGFRFWTAAWIFFIGAYFVVVNRDKKHLILALSSILFHASFVVPNIILVAYVTFGNKDKIYNILFSLSLAIPEIFRSQLSVVEKYMLPRMVEKYFTYTNPLFIERTYELQENLKWFMKVQRYGLYYFAIFMLFYLKYIHKKNQKISINNNLFSFSILFISIINFMSWVPVMGRFRTLFYLFAFTFMISVLSEYKSKKIHPTTSLGLVPMSFAVIIALRVGSEMTNIWLFFPLAVSFIAAPTSLYEVLISLF